In Catenulispora sp. MAP5-51, a single genomic region encodes these proteins:
- a CDS encoding glycosyltransferase family 2 protein, giving the protein MAAAQDLEDAIVRPHVSVVLPCYNEEAHVLLEIQRICAALDAADYPYEVLAIDDASTDGTLEVLRKAEIEYPSVKVVAFNRNGGAGTVRRIGSKMARGDIVVWTDADMSYPNERIPELVEMLDFNADIDQVVGARKAEMGSHRLLRIPAKWVIRKIAEKLTNQKIPDLNSGLRAMRREVALPYLRLLPPGFSCVTTITLA; this is encoded by the coding sequence ATGGCTGCCGCTCAGGACCTCGAGGATGCGATAGTCCGGCCGCATGTCAGTGTGGTTCTGCCGTGTTACAACGAGGAGGCGCACGTTCTGCTGGAGATCCAGCGGATCTGCGCGGCGTTGGACGCGGCGGATTACCCGTATGAGGTACTCGCGATCGATGACGCCTCCACCGACGGCACCCTCGAGGTGTTGCGCAAGGCGGAGATCGAGTATCCGTCGGTGAAGGTGGTCGCGTTCAACCGCAACGGCGGGGCCGGGACGGTGCGCCGGATCGGGTCGAAGATGGCCCGGGGCGACATCGTGGTGTGGACCGATGCGGACATGTCGTATCCGAACGAGCGGATCCCCGAGTTGGTGGAGATGCTCGATTTCAACGCCGACATCGATCAGGTGGTGGGTGCGCGCAAGGCCGAGATGGGTTCGCACCGGTTGTTGCGGATCCCGGCCAAGTGGGTGATCCGCAAGATCGCGGAGAAGTTGACCAACCAGAAGATCCCGGACTTGAACTCGGGGCTGCGGGCGATGCGGCGTGAGGTGGCGTTGCCGTATCTGCGGCTGCTGCCGCCCGGGTTCTCGTGTGTCACCACGATCACGTTGGCGTT